A genomic window from Flavobacterium hankyongi includes:
- the rpe gene encoding ribulose-phosphate 3-epimerase has protein sequence MKNTLIAPSVLAADFANLQRDIEMINASEADWFHIDIMDGVFVPNISFGMPVLDAINKHAKKTIDVHLMIVNPDRYISTFKKLGADVLTVHYEASTHLHRTLQAIKAEGIKAGVALNPHTNVSLLEDVIKDIDLVCIMSVNPGFGGQSFIENTYKKVKQLKEIITRNGASTLIEIDGGVTSKNAKQLVEAGADVLVAGSFVFNAENPTQTIADLKKLTSI, from the coding sequence ATGAAAAACACACTTATTGCCCCATCAGTACTTGCTGCTGATTTTGCCAATTTACAACGCGATATTGAAATGATTAATGCCAGTGAGGCAGATTGGTTTCACATTGACATCATGGATGGCGTTTTTGTGCCGAATATTTCTTTTGGAATGCCGGTTTTGGATGCTATCAACAAACACGCAAAAAAAACAATCGATGTCCATTTGATGATTGTCAATCCTGATCGCTATATTTCTACTTTCAAGAAATTAGGCGCTGATGTCTTGACCGTACACTATGAAGCATCAACACACTTACATAGAACTTTGCAAGCTATAAAAGCGGAAGGTATAAAAGCGGGGGTCGCTTTAAATCCACATACGAATGTGTCTTTATTAGAAGATGTAATTAAGGACATTGATTTAGTTTGTATCATGAGTGTGAACCCAGGATTTGGCGGACAATCGTTTATCGAAAACACTTACAAGAAAGTAAAACAACTGAAAGAAATCATTACCAGAAATGGTGCTTCGACCTTAATCGAAATTGATGGCGGTGTGACCAGCAAGAATGCCAAACAACTGGTTGAGGCAGGAGCCGATGTATTAGTAGCGGGAAGTTTCGTTTTTAATGCCGAAAATCCAACGCAAACTATTGCCGATTTAAAGAAATTGACGTCAATATAA
- a CDS encoding DUF4249 domain-containing protein encodes MKKIYFYLFILILIAQSCTEPYALQTENFENLIVIEASITNQFKKQEVKVSRTYPSENNSPEFETGATVFVTDSNGNQYYFVENSGVYVSAQQFQAQPNITYKLTVITSDGKTYTSKDEKIASTTELETITTSVGTNGNEGNGVKIIANMDDSTEGIKYYRYTYEETNKVISPQWRDYMGEAVYFSPRPNSPPFGEVLIKPWPYESKICYTTENSKDIIQYNTSLSTTNNNSFQVRFISDQNYKIAHRYSIEVTLHNQSLAAYNYYEALKKSSTQGNILSQNQPGFYSGNIKNINNPNEKIIGFFEVSHISKKRIFFNFEDVFPNQSKPQYPYHCPEIPPPTSPDIKNFLFYFYWCYPPPTCDPLGSGDYILYTLNNKLKAVYEFDITAPMNDIPNYTLVNSQCIDCTTFSSNIKPSFWID; translated from the coding sequence ATGAAGAAAATTTATTTCTACTTATTTATATTAATACTTATAGCACAAAGCTGTACAGAACCTTATGCGCTTCAAACAGAGAATTTTGAAAATTTAATAGTCATTGAGGCTTCTATTACAAATCAATTTAAAAAACAAGAAGTAAAAGTATCAAGAACATATCCTTCTGAAAATAACTCTCCTGAGTTTGAAACTGGAGCTACAGTTTTTGTAACAGACAGTAATGGTAATCAGTATTATTTTGTCGAAAATAGTGGTGTTTATGTTTCGGCACAACAATTTCAAGCACAACCAAATATTACATATAAATTAACCGTAATTACTTCAGATGGTAAAACCTATACTTCGAAAGATGAAAAAATAGCATCTACTACCGAATTAGAAACTATTACAACGAGTGTGGGAACAAATGGTAACGAAGGTAATGGAGTTAAAATCATCGCAAATATGGATGATTCGACTGAAGGTATAAAATATTATAGATACACTTATGAAGAAACAAACAAAGTAATCTCTCCCCAGTGGAGAGATTATATGGGTGAAGCAGTTTATTTTTCACCTAGACCGAATTCCCCTCCTTTTGGAGAAGTATTAATTAAACCTTGGCCTTATGAATCCAAGATTTGTTATACAACTGAGAATTCTAAAGATATTATTCAATATAACACATCATTAAGTACAACAAATAATAATTCTTTTCAAGTTAGATTTATTAGTGACCAAAATTATAAAATAGCTCATAGATATAGTATTGAAGTAACCCTTCACAATCAAAGTTTAGCAGCTTACAATTATTATGAGGCCTTAAAAAAATCTTCAACCCAAGGAAATATTTTATCACAAAACCAGCCTGGATTTTATTCTGGAAACATAAAAAACATAAACAATCCTAACGAAAAGATAATTGGTTTTTTTGAAGTTTCTCATATCTCAAAAAAAAGAATATTTTTCAATTTTGAAGATGTGTTCCCTAATCAATCCAAACCGCAATACCCTTATCATTGTCCCGAAATACCTCCTCCAACAAGCCCCGATATTAAAAATTTTCTGTTTTACTTTTATTGGTGCTATCCACCTCCTACTTGCGACCCTCTTGGTAGTGGAGATTATATTTTGTATACTTTGAATAATAAACTTAAAGCTGTTTATGAGTTTGATATAACAGCTCCTATGAATGATATTCCAAATTACACATTAGTCAATTCACAATGCATTGACTGTACAACTTTTTCGTCAAACATAAAACCATCATTTTGGATAGATTAA
- a CDS encoding TolC family protein: MKRHNFMMKFLFQIVLVVFVPKVMAQEVLTVDQAVQIALKNNYDIKIATNDLSVDKVNNSIGNAGMLPQVDASLTKNNSIQNSKQTQSNGDVRQLDNAKNNRLEYGVNLGWTIFDGLKMFARYDQLKQLEKQGDTQLKLTVLTKVSDVMTTYYDLVQQQQLIKALDTTIVISKQRLKTAENRFTIGKAAKLEVLNAQVDLNTDTSVLLKQKEQFGITKIRLNELLARDLAVDFQVIEEVTVDDKLQLEELKTLTEKQNLQLQLALINKRVAELDLKQTKGNRYPTVRLNTGYTFVETESSLGFTSATSSRGLNYGVTATLPIFNGFSQNRNEKIAKLQVENSSLMVEQQKQTVNAQLASAFQTYLTNVELAKLEESNEAIAKRNMEITFDKFKIGTVPTIEFRNAQENYINAIARNSNAKFQAKISEIVLQQIAGNIKF, from the coding sequence ATGAAAAGGCATAATTTTATGATGAAGTTTTTGTTTCAAATAGTATTGGTTGTATTTGTTCCTAAAGTAATGGCACAGGAAGTTCTAACTGTAGATCAGGCTGTGCAAATCGCATTAAAGAATAATTATGATATCAAAATAGCGACCAATGATCTTAGTGTAGATAAAGTAAACAATAGTATTGGAAATGCTGGAATGTTACCACAGGTTGATGCCTCACTTACTAAAAACAACAGTATTCAAAATTCCAAACAAACACAATCGAATGGTGATGTGAGGCAATTGGATAATGCTAAAAACAATCGTTTGGAATATGGTGTGAATTTGGGCTGGACTATTTTTGACGGATTGAAAATGTTTGCTCGTTATGATCAGTTGAAACAGTTGGAGAAACAAGGAGACACTCAGTTGAAATTAACGGTACTGACCAAGGTAAGTGATGTGATGACCACTTATTATGATTTGGTACAACAGCAACAACTGATTAAAGCATTAGATACAACTATTGTAATTTCTAAGCAAAGATTGAAAACGGCCGAAAACCGATTTACAATTGGAAAAGCGGCTAAATTGGAAGTGTTAAATGCTCAAGTTGATTTAAATACTGATACGTCTGTTTTACTAAAGCAAAAAGAACAGTTCGGGATTACGAAGATTCGTTTAAATGAACTTTTGGCAAGGGATTTAGCAGTCGATTTTCAGGTTATTGAAGAAGTAACTGTAGATGATAAATTGCAGTTGGAAGAATTGAAAACACTAACCGAAAAACAAAACCTACAATTGCAGTTAGCTCTTATTAATAAAAGAGTTGCCGAATTGGATTTAAAGCAAACCAAAGGAAATAGGTATCCGACAGTTAGGTTGAATACAGGTTATACTTTTGTGGAAACCGAAAGTAGTTTAGGGTTCACATCGGCAACTTCAAGCCGAGGACTGAATTATGGAGTTACAGCAACGTTGCCTATTTTTAATGGATTTTCCCAAAACAGAAATGAAAAAATAGCCAAGTTGCAAGTGGAAAATTCAAGTTTGATGGTTGAACAACAAAAGCAAACGGTCAATGCTCAATTAGCTTCGGCCTTTCAAACGTATTTGACAAATGTAGAATTAGCAAAATTGGAAGAAAGTAACGAAGCTATTGCAAAGAGAAACATGGAAATTACATTTGATAAATTCAAAATAGGAACAGTTCCCACAATAGAATTTAGAAATGCCCAAGAGAATTATATCAACGCGATTGCAAGAAACAGTAATGCTAAATTTCAAGCCAAAATTTCAGAAATCGTTTTGCAGCAGATAGCAGGTAATATAAAGTTTTAA
- a CDS encoding sigma-70 family RNA polymerase sigma factor, with protein MRQLKITKQVTNRETASLDKYLQEIGKVDLITADEEVELAQRIKAGDQRALEKLTKANLRFVVSVAKQYQNQGLTLPDLINEGNLGLIKAAQRFDETRGFKFISYAVWWIRQSILQALAEQSRIVRLPLNKIGSINKINKMYALLEQSNERAPSAEEIAKELDMTVNDVKESMKNSGRHLSMDAPLVEGEDSNLYDVLRSGESPNPDRELIHESLRTEIERSLETLTPREADVVRLYFGLGDQHPMTLEEIGETFDLTRERVRQIKEKAIRRLKHTSRSKILKTYLG; from the coding sequence ATGAGACAACTTAAAATTACAAAACAGGTTACCAATCGTGAAACCGCGTCATTAGACAAGTATTTACAAGAAATTGGTAAGGTTGACCTTATCACTGCAGATGAAGAAGTAGAGTTAGCACAACGAATTAAAGCAGGAGATCAAAGAGCACTTGAAAAATTAACCAAAGCAAATTTACGTTTCGTAGTATCAGTTGCAAAGCAGTATCAAAATCAAGGACTAACACTTCCAGATTTAATTAATGAAGGAAACTTAGGTTTGATTAAAGCTGCACAACGTTTTGATGAAACTCGTGGTTTCAAATTTATTTCGTACGCTGTATGGTGGATTCGTCAATCCATTTTACAAGCTTTGGCAGAACAATCACGTATTGTTCGTTTACCGTTAAACAAAATTGGTTCTATCAATAAAATTAACAAAATGTACGCCTTATTAGAGCAATCTAACGAGCGTGCTCCTTCCGCAGAAGAAATTGCAAAAGAGCTTGATATGACAGTAAATGACGTAAAAGAATCAATGAAAAATTCTGGTCGTCACTTATCAATGGATGCCCCTTTAGTAGAAGGTGAAGATTCAAACTTATATGACGTATTACGTTCTGGTGAATCTCCAAATCCTGATAGAGAATTAATCCATGAGTCGTTGCGTACAGAAATTGAACGTTCTTTAGAAACATTAACTCCACGTGAGGCAGATGTAGTTCGTTTATATTTTGGTTTAGGTGATCAACACCCTATGACACTTGAAGAAATTGGTGAAACTTTTGATTTAACTCGCGAACGTGTTCGTCAGATTAAAGAAAAAGCAATTCGTAGATTAAAACACACTTCAAGAAGTAAAATATTGAAAACTTATCTTGGATAG